The following proteins are co-located in the Paenibacillus sp. FSL H8-0079 genome:
- a CDS encoding endospore germination permease: MKPTKPSFLQALMLIMLTMGLISHVLIIPALLATAKRDAWISILVSAGPFLLFTLMLAYVSRQLQHQTLNNWLTTHLGKPIGMLFRIGNSLFFLSVIYFTLFDTTTWAKTNYLPDTPVIATSIALMAVCGYTAYKGMRSLAFTAGLLLPVVVLLGFYVAIVNIQYKDYSRLLPVLEHGWTPVFEGTLYSLAGMFELLFIWFIQPHLSSRIRLWQYLLLAFIMIGLTLGPLIGAIVEFDPFEAAKMRYPAYEEWRIASLGKYIAQTDFFSIYQWLAGSFTRISLAMYIVVEIWNIKTAIRRQAACGALTVLFIMMMLYPMDDITFELMLVHYIFPLNVLYLGSLGVIATVVAWFSSRSQRRKHHGAHTD, from the coding sequence ATGAAACCTACCAAACCTTCATTTTTGCAAGCTTTAATGCTCATTATGCTAACCATGGGCCTGATCAGTCACGTGTTGATTATCCCTGCCCTGCTGGCTACGGCCAAGCGGGATGCATGGATATCGATTCTGGTGTCTGCAGGTCCTTTTCTGCTGTTCACCCTCATGCTTGCTTATGTCTCCCGACAGCTTCAGCACCAGACGCTAAATAATTGGCTGACCACACATCTGGGCAAACCAATCGGAATGCTCTTCCGTATTGGCAACAGCCTCTTCTTTTTATCTGTCATCTATTTCACCTTGTTTGATACAACCACATGGGCCAAAACAAATTATTTGCCTGACACGCCAGTCATCGCGACAAGTATAGCCTTGATGGCGGTATGTGGATATACCGCCTATAAAGGCATGCGATCACTGGCTTTCACAGCAGGATTGTTGTTACCTGTTGTTGTACTGCTTGGCTTTTATGTCGCCATTGTAAATATACAGTACAAGGACTACAGCCGATTGTTACCTGTGCTTGAACATGGATGGACACCCGTTTTTGAAGGTACACTCTATAGTCTGGCCGGGATGTTCGAACTGCTGTTCATCTGGTTTATTCAGCCTCATCTGAGCTCTCGTATTCGATTATGGCAGTATCTGCTGCTTGCATTCATCATGATTGGATTAACACTGGGTCCATTAATTGGGGCGATTGTTGAATTTGATCCGTTTGAAGCAGCCAAAATGCGTTATCCGGCTTATGAGGAGTGGAGAATTGCTTCCTTGGGCAAATACATTGCACAGACTGACTTTTTTTCCATCTACCAGTGGCTAGCAGGCTCTTTTACACGGATTTCCCTCGCCATGTATATTGTGGTTGAGATTTGGAATATTAAAACCGCCATTAGAAGACAAGCTGCCTGCGGGGCACTAACAGTCCTGTTCATTATGATGATGTTATATCCTATGGATGATATTACTTTTGAATTAATGCTGGTACATTATATTTTCCCGTTGAATGTGTTATATCTGGGCAGCCTTGGTGTCATCGCAACGGTTGTTGCCTGGTTCAGTTCGCGCTCTCAGAGGAGGAAACATCATGGAGCACACACGGATTAA
- a CDS encoding ABC transporter ATP-binding protein: MLAIDVKDLRKSFSVQKSRGGLKGAFQDLFARQYQEVLAVNDISFQIPQGEICGYIGENGAGKSTTIKMLTGILVPTSGQISVGGYVPYQEREKFVQNIGVVFGQRSQLWWDIGVIESFHLLRKVYRVGEADFRKRLDELVERLQLQDLLSRPVRKLSLGQRMRCELVAALLHNPSIVFLDEPTIGLDIVVKSEIRDFLKDMNKEHGTTILLTTHDLQDIEALCSRVIMLDAGNIIYDGGLDHLKSQWGKEREIRFKFGSAHNISQMQEWTAALPVRWTVENELSASVWIPLELNVSDVLGRVVGQADITDIQIIEINTDEIVRSIYQSGSAERPEIVGAGKEAVGVS; the protein is encoded by the coding sequence ATGCTGGCGATTGATGTCAAAGATTTGCGCAAGTCGTTTAGCGTCCAGAAAAGCCGAGGTGGGCTGAAGGGCGCATTCCAAGACCTGTTTGCACGTCAATACCAGGAGGTATTGGCTGTAAATGATATTTCATTTCAGATTCCGCAAGGCGAAATATGCGGATATATTGGGGAGAACGGTGCCGGTAAATCAACAACAATTAAGATGTTGACCGGCATTTTGGTGCCTACTTCAGGGCAAATATCGGTTGGTGGATATGTTCCGTATCAGGAACGGGAGAAGTTTGTACAGAATATTGGTGTTGTTTTTGGTCAGCGCAGTCAATTGTGGTGGGATATTGGCGTTATTGAATCCTTCCATTTATTGCGCAAAGTATATCGTGTAGGAGAGGCTGATTTCCGCAAACGTCTGGATGAACTGGTTGAGCGGCTGCAGCTGCAGGACCTGTTAAGCCGTCCGGTACGTAAGCTCAGTCTCGGTCAGCGCATGCGCTGTGAGTTGGTGGCAGCCTTGTTGCATAACCCGAGTATTGTTTTCCTGGACGAGCCAACCATTGGCTTGGATATTGTCGTGAAGTCGGAGATTCGAGATTTCCTGAAAGACATGAACAAGGAGCATGGAACGACTATTTTGCTCACAACCCATGATTTGCAGGACATTGAGGCCTTGTGTTCCCGGGTCATCATGCTTGATGCAGGCAACATCATCTATGATGGGGGTCTGGATCATCTGAAGTCCCAATGGGGCAAAGAACGGGAAATCCGCTTCAAATTCGGTTCAGCGCACAACATTAGTCAGATGCAGGAATGGACTGCGGCATTGCCTGTACGTTGGACGGTTGAGAATGAATTGTCCGCATCCGTATGGATTCCGCTGGAACTGAACGTTTCGGATGTACTCGGACGTGTCGTTGGACAAGCTGATATTACCGATATTCAGATTATCGAGATCAACACGGATGAGATTGTGCGCAGTATATACCAATCCGGTTCCGCAGAGCGTCCCGAGATTGTGGGAGCAGGGAAAGAAGCGGTGGGTGTATCCTGA
- a CDS encoding glutamate-1-semialdehyde 2,1-aminomutase → MNTSRSRSELLYAEALEHIVGGVNSPSRSFKAVGGGAPVFMKKAQGAHFWDVDDNHYIDYLAAYGPIVTGHAHPHITQAITEAAANGVLYGTPTELEIKLAKMLKEAIPSMDKVRFVNSGTEAVMTTIRVARAYTKRNKIVKFAGCYHGHSDLVLVAAGSGPSTLGIPDSAGVPASIAQEVITVPYNDLEALKDALERWGDDVAAVMVEPIVGNFGMVMPEPGFLEGLCAMTRANGSLVIYDEVITAFRFHYGSTQTYAGLDNHAEIEPDLTALGKIIGGGLPIGAYGGRKHVMEQVAPLGPAYQAGTMAGNPASISAGIACLEVLQSAGVYEEMERLAIDLTAGLQASADRHGIALTINRIRGAFSTHFCDHPVTNYDHAQDTDGELFASFFRHMLDRGINLAPSKYEAWFLTTAHTDEDVQATLEAAEASFKAMAQE, encoded by the coding sequence ATGAATACATCACGTTCCCGTTCCGAACTTTTATACGCAGAAGCACTCGAACATATTGTTGGGGGTGTTAACAGCCCTTCACGCTCGTTCAAAGCCGTTGGTGGCGGTGCACCTGTATTTATGAAAAAAGCCCAAGGCGCTCACTTCTGGGATGTCGATGACAACCATTATATTGATTATCTGGCCGCTTACGGTCCGATTGTTACAGGACATGCCCACCCTCATATTACACAGGCAATTACGGAAGCAGCAGCAAATGGCGTGCTGTACGGTACCCCGACAGAGCTTGAGATCAAGCTTGCCAAAATGCTGAAGGAAGCTATTCCTTCCATGGATAAAGTTCGTTTTGTAAACTCCGGTACAGAGGCGGTTATGACTACAATTCGGGTCGCTCGTGCCTACACCAAACGCAACAAGATCGTAAAATTCGCCGGATGTTACCATGGTCACTCCGATCTGGTGCTTGTAGCTGCCGGTTCAGGCCCGTCCACGCTCGGTATTCCCGACAGTGCGGGAGTTCCAGCCAGTATTGCACAAGAAGTCATTACTGTGCCTTACAATGACCTGGAAGCCCTGAAAGATGCTTTGGAGCGGTGGGGTGATGATGTTGCCGCGGTCATGGTTGAACCCATCGTTGGTAACTTCGGTATGGTTATGCCGGAGCCTGGCTTCCTGGAAGGCCTCTGTGCCATGACACGGGCTAACGGTTCACTGGTTATCTATGACGAGGTCATTACGGCTTTCCGTTTCCATTACGGTTCTACTCAGACGTATGCCGGACTCGATAATCATGCAGAGATTGAACCGGATCTGACGGCTCTTGGTAAAATTATTGGTGGCGGCCTGCCAATCGGTGCTTACGGCGGCCGTAAACACGTTATGGAGCAGGTTGCTCCGCTCGGCCCGGCTTATCAGGCGGGAACGATGGCTGGTAATCCTGCATCCATCTCGGCTGGTATCGCTTGTCTGGAGGTCCTGCAAAGTGCGGGTGTATATGAAGAGATGGAACGTCTTGCTATCGACCTGACAGCAGGCCTGCAAGCTTCTGCTGACCGTCATGGCATTGCACTAACGATCAACCGGATTCGTGGTGCATTCTCCACCCACTTCTGTGACCACCCAGTTACGAACTACGATCATGCTCAAGACACGGATGGAGAGCTGTTTGCTTCCTTCTTCCGTCACATGCTGGACCGTGGCATTAACCTCGCTCCGTCCAAATATGAAGCATGGTTCCTGACCACGGCTCATACAGACGAGGATGTTCAAGCTACTTTGGAAGCCGCAGAAGCTTCCTTCAAGGCAATGGCTCAGGAATAA
- a CDS encoding LCP family protein, which produces MTRKTKRTIWISLAAFVLIIGGAAAYYFGSILNQLDGLAKDGDDSPFAGIENVEKVNTPDPPKWEGTETVNILVMGVDARGLKKGEVPRSDSMMVVSLDPLTKKINLFSILRDTYVDIDGYGKERINTAITHGPNAAMQAAGDLLGIPVQYYVYTDFQGFIKLVDAVGGVDFDVEKDMHYTSKADNNEYDIDLKKGYQHLDGETALMYVRFRHDAMSDFARSERQRELLKAVTAKMQSTTTIAKLPAILEQVNPYVDTNLTLSDMWKLGGLGYQSSMNGSEQIPPMNLLKEERTAGGAQVLTVTNEEKLKQHIQDIIHPPATTDDSTTSTEDKTASGDDQKSEQPAQ; this is translated from the coding sequence ATGACCAGAAAGACGAAGAGAACCATCTGGATTTCTCTTGCCGCCTTCGTGTTAATTATCGGAGGAGCAGCGGCATACTATTTCGGTTCTATTCTCAATCAGTTGGACGGTTTGGCAAAGGACGGTGACGATTCACCCTTCGCAGGTATCGAAAATGTGGAGAAAGTAAATACTCCTGACCCACCAAAATGGGAAGGCACAGAAACGGTAAATATTCTCGTTATGGGTGTCGATGCACGTGGATTGAAAAAAGGCGAAGTTCCCCGCTCCGACAGCATGATGGTCGTATCGCTTGACCCCCTTACCAAAAAAATTAATCTGTTCTCCATTCTGCGCGACACATACGTCGATATTGACGGGTATGGCAAGGAGCGGATCAACACAGCCATCACCCATGGCCCTAACGCAGCAATGCAAGCTGCCGGTGACCTGCTTGGCATTCCTGTACAGTATTATGTGTATACGGATTTCCAAGGATTCATCAAATTGGTGGATGCCGTTGGCGGTGTCGATTTTGATGTGGAGAAGGACATGCACTATACAAGTAAAGCAGACAATAATGAATACGATATTGATCTCAAAAAAGGGTATCAGCATCTGGATGGCGAGACTGCGCTCATGTACGTTCGTTTCCGTCATGATGCGATGTCGGATTTTGCTCGTTCCGAACGTCAGCGTGAATTGCTGAAAGCTGTAACGGCGAAAATGCAGTCAACGACTACCATTGCCAAGCTGCCTGCCATTCTGGAACAGGTCAATCCGTATGTGGATACGAATCTCACGCTTTCTGATATGTGGAAGCTCGGTGGACTTGGATACCAAAGCAGCATGAATGGCAGTGAGCAAATTCCGCCAATGAACCTGTTGAAAGAAGAACGTACAGCAGGCGGAGCACAAGTATTGACGGTTACAAATGAAGAGAAGCTGAAGCAGCATATTCAGGATATTATTCATCCACCTGCTACAACGGATGATAGTACGACCAGCACCGAAGATAAAACAGCCAGTGGTGACGATCAAAAGTCAGAGCAACCGGCTCAGTAA
- a CDS encoding spore germination protein has protein sequence MEHTRINLESHEALLISLQQMFQPCADVVVQSYSVGNHHPIVPVIMLYCEGLTDIQQINKFIVPRLEQTEITANIPLPSELRLALNPIQDITDIPNINHLLFSGQLILFFGKGDAAYSMDIASIPGRSPEESAIETSVKGPRDGFTEELSTNIALIRKRMKTDSMCYEKFVKGKRTQTSIALLYIDDIINPDILSEARKNLDQIDIDGVIGTSLMERSIMGEMKSIFPLTDSTERPDYVVDSLLNGRFAVLFDGSPIATIAPTTLFNQLKSPEDESTPFFIVTFERILRIAGLFIACFFPAFYIGLTSFNVEQIPLPLLATIAGTRIGLPMPVTLEAFLMIFMFELFNEAGRRLPRALGQTVSVVGGLIIGDAAIRAGITSPTIIVTVAISVISSYILVNSVLSGVTSQIRIYMLLASSVLGLYGFMIGLFALIVHLVSLECYGVSYLSPVSPFIRGDFSHSVSMLPSTRRKKRPTALHTQDSTRRGGDS, from the coding sequence ATGGAGCACACACGGATTAACCTAGAGTCCCATGAAGCACTGCTTATCTCACTACAGCAGATGTTCCAGCCTTGTGCCGACGTTGTTGTCCAATCCTACTCCGTTGGTAATCATCATCCGATTGTGCCTGTTATCATGTTATATTGCGAAGGTCTGACCGACATTCAGCAGATCAACAAGTTCATCGTACCGCGTCTTGAACAAACTGAGATAACTGCCAATATCCCCTTGCCTTCTGAACTAAGGCTCGCATTGAATCCAATTCAGGATATTACAGATATACCCAATATCAATCATCTCCTGTTCAGCGGACAACTCATATTGTTCTTCGGTAAAGGTGATGCCGCCTACAGCATGGATATCGCCTCAATCCCGGGCCGTTCACCGGAAGAATCGGCGATCGAAACCTCCGTGAAAGGCCCCCGTGACGGGTTCACCGAAGAACTCAGCACCAATATCGCACTGATCCGCAAACGAATGAAGACCGACTCGATGTGTTACGAAAAGTTTGTGAAAGGAAAACGAACCCAAACGTCTATTGCGTTATTGTACATTGATGACATCATTAACCCCGACATTCTGAGCGAAGCCCGTAAAAATCTGGATCAGATCGACATTGATGGCGTGATCGGAACGTCTCTGATGGAGAGAAGTATTATGGGTGAAATGAAAAGTATTTTCCCACTAACGGACAGCACGGAACGTCCGGACTATGTGGTAGATTCTCTGCTTAACGGACGCTTTGCCGTCTTGTTTGACGGGTCTCCGATCGCTACCATCGCACCCACCACTTTATTTAACCAACTCAAGTCACCGGAGGATGAAAGTACCCCTTTCTTTATCGTCACCTTTGAACGTATTCTGCGAATCGCCGGATTGTTTATTGCCTGTTTTTTTCCGGCCTTCTATATTGGATTAACCAGCTTCAATGTGGAACAGATTCCCCTGCCTCTCTTGGCAACCATCGCAGGCACCCGAATCGGTCTGCCTATGCCAGTTACGCTGGAAGCTTTTCTGATGATCTTCATGTTCGAATTGTTTAACGAAGCGGGACGTAGGCTCCCCAGGGCTTTAGGCCAGACGGTCAGCGTTGTTGGGGGGCTAATTATCGGGGACGCTGCCATCCGCGCAGGTATTACATCTCCGACCATTATTGTGACTGTTGCGATCTCCGTGATCTCCAGCTACATCCTGGTGAACTCCGTTCTAAGTGGCGTTACCTCCCAGATTCGAATCTATATGCTTCTGGCCTCTTCTGTTCTCGGATTATACGGGTTCATGATTGGGCTATTCGCGCTAATTGTGCATCTGGTTTCTCTGGAATGTTATGGTGTGTCCTATCTGTCGCCCGTGTCCCCATTCATTCGGGGAGATTTCTCCCATTCGGTGTCCATGTTGCCTTCCACACGTCGCAAAAAACGACCAACCGCCCTTCATACGCAGGACTCCACTCGAAGAGGGGGAGACTCATGA
- a CDS encoding DMT family transporter: MNTTHTRGYAYIAAILYAAIIGLSFLFVKMTVTVAHPIDVLAHRFALSLIVVSIPVIFGWIKIRLSLRDLWRIIPLGLLSPVLFFAFQAFGLVSSNSSEAGIIQAMAPVFTLVLASVFLKERTSTMQKLFLLLSVAGVVFIFMMQGSVMSVGNLKGIALLLLSTVCFAGYGVLARPLAQKYKPMELTWVTLMVGCIVFNAASLIRHASSGSMMDYIKPLGDASYLGALAYLAILSTMISTLLASYALTHLEASQMSVFSNLSTLISIVGGAWILNEPVSGYHFIGALLIIAGVLGTNMSGRKHRLVNGIKA, encoded by the coding sequence ATGAACACAACACACACTAGGGGATACGCTTATATCGCAGCTATTCTATACGCGGCTATTATAGGTCTATCTTTTCTATTTGTTAAAATGACCGTCACTGTTGCACATCCGATTGATGTGCTTGCCCACCGATTCGCCCTGTCGCTGATCGTTGTCAGCATTCCTGTCATTTTTGGCTGGATCAAAATACGACTGAGCCTTCGTGATCTGTGGCGAATTATTCCACTGGGGCTGCTATCTCCCGTTTTATTTTTTGCCTTTCAAGCCTTTGGACTCGTATCTTCCAACTCATCGGAAGCCGGTATTATTCAGGCTATGGCTCCTGTATTCACACTCGTTCTCGCTTCAGTCTTCCTGAAGGAACGCACATCCACGATGCAGAAGCTGTTCCTGCTTCTGTCTGTCGCTGGAGTGGTTTTTATTTTCATGATGCAAGGAAGTGTCATGTCAGTGGGTAACCTGAAGGGCATTGCATTATTGCTGCTATCCACAGTTTGTTTTGCAGGTTATGGTGTGCTTGCGAGACCATTAGCCCAGAAGTATAAACCGATGGAATTAACATGGGTCACACTGATGGTTGGCTGTATTGTGTTTAACGCCGCTTCCCTGATCCGACATGCGTCCAGCGGTTCCATGATGGACTACATCAAACCACTTGGTGATGCATCCTATCTGGGTGCACTCGCTTATCTGGCGATCCTATCCACCATGATCTCCACCCTGCTCGCTAGCTATGCCCTGACCCATCTGGAGGCTTCTCAAATGAGTGTATTCAGCAATCTGTCCACACTCATCTCCATCGTAGGGGGTGCATGGATACTGAACGAACCTGTTAGTGGCTATCACTTTATCGGAGCATTACTGATCATCGCCGGTGTACTTGGCACCAATATGAGCGGGAGGAAACATAGGCTGGTCAATGGGATAAAAGCGTGA
- a CDS encoding ABC-2 family transporter protein, whose amino-acid sequence MNSAFIDFMRIRFLTMLAYRVNYYSGILIYTLNIGVYYFTWQAIYGSSGELGGFTAAQMTTYIAVSWMARAFYFNNLDREIAADIRDGSIAIQFIRPINYVMVKMMQGLGEGIFRFLLLMIPGMLIAILLFPVELPTAPSAWIGFLVMLFFSFLINSQINVITGLAAFFVENNEGMMRMKRVVVDLFSGLIIPISLYPGWMSAVMKVLPFQAITYLPGSVFTGRVEGTAIWSVLGIQVFWFAVLLLPMVLIWRKARKRLFVQGG is encoded by the coding sequence ATGAATAGTGCATTTATTGATTTTATGCGCATCCGTTTTCTAACGATGCTGGCATACCGGGTGAATTATTACTCCGGCATTTTGATATATACGCTGAATATCGGCGTGTATTACTTTACCTGGCAAGCCATTTACGGTAGCAGTGGTGAACTTGGCGGCTTCACGGCAGCGCAGATGACCACGTATATCGCCGTATCCTGGATGGCACGTGCTTTTTACTTTAACAACCTGGATCGGGAGATTGCCGCAGACATACGGGATGGCTCCATTGCGATTCAATTCATCAGGCCGATCAATTACGTTATGGTCAAAATGATGCAGGGTCTTGGCGAAGGCATTTTCCGTTTCCTGCTGCTCATGATTCCGGGGATGCTTATTGCCATTCTGTTGTTCCCGGTTGAATTGCCTACGGCGCCATCCGCTTGGATTGGCTTTCTCGTCATGCTGTTCTTCAGTTTCCTCATTAATTCCCAGATTAATGTGATAACGGGACTGGCGGCATTCTTTGTGGAAAACAATGAAGGCATGATGCGTATGAAACGCGTCGTGGTTGATTTGTTCTCCGGTCTAATCATCCCGATCAGCCTGTATCCAGGCTGGATGTCCGCGGTGATGAAGGTATTGCCTTTTCAGGCCATTACGTATCTGCCCGGTTCCGTGTTCACTGGAAGAGTGGAAGGTACCGCCATCTGGAGTGTACTCGGTATTCAGGTGTTCTGGTTTGCCGTGCTGCTGCTTCCGATGGTACTGATCTGGCGTAAGGCGCGCAAGCGTCTGTTCGTGCAAGGGGGATAA
- the bcp gene encoding thioredoxin-dependent thiol peroxidase: MTLNIGELAPDFELPSSTREPVKLSDYRGQRVLLYFYPKDMTSSCTQQACDFRDRHAEFEGLNTVILGISTDPMKQHDKFIAKYGLPFTLLSDEEHVVAEQYGVWQLKKMYGKEYMGMVRSTFLIDEEGTLIKDWSKVRVKGHIEAALEALKAI, translated from the coding sequence ATGACGTTAAATATAGGCGAATTGGCACCGGATTTTGAGCTTCCGTCCAGTACGCGAGAACCGGTAAAGCTTTCGGATTACCGCGGACAGCGGGTACTGCTTTATTTTTACCCCAAGGATATGACTTCGTCCTGTACGCAACAGGCTTGTGATTTCCGGGATCGACATGCTGAATTTGAAGGACTGAACACGGTCATTCTCGGAATCAGCACCGATCCGATGAAACAACATGACAAGTTTATTGCCAAATATGGACTTCCGTTCACTTTGTTATCGGATGAAGAGCACGTTGTAGCCGAGCAATACGGTGTATGGCAGCTGAAGAAAATGTATGGAAAAGAGTATATGGGGATGGTTCGCTCTACATTTCTGATTGATGAAGAGGGGACGTTGATCAAGGATTGGTCCAAAGTTCGGGTCAAAGGACATATTGAGGCGGCCCTTGAAGCGCTGAAGGCCATATAG
- a CDS encoding PLP-dependent aminotransferase family protein, with the protein MGALRKYEVIAEALKRWIQEQMQQQDRRQWADKGIRLPAVRVVAEQYQCSVSTAIRAYEWLEQRHLVYAIPQSGYYAVQNGTGARDMDWQGALDFASAAPDPRVFPYADFRHCVDQAMEKKQAELFMYGTDQGLPSLILLLQKQFADYQVFARTEQFFITSGVQQALAVLALMPFPNGKRKVLVELPTYHNMPSLLSGLNVPIAGVRRALDGLDWASLERQFAEGDIKFFYVMPRFHNPIGTSLTVAEKKRLIRLAQRYDVYLVEDDYLADLEDNTKQDPLWSYDTEGRVIYLKSYSKILFPGLRIGVAVLPAPLIQSFGAYKKMIDIDTSVLSQAALEIYVHSGMFAHHRKVIRNRYATRMNTVHEQLDSYPDFAPFMEAPRTGGEHTILPLAGDMPLRVLVSRLKKRGVIVDTTERYYPEGTYQANQDQMLRLNISNVPKQRIEEGIQKIREEILKLQIRQR; encoded by the coding sequence ATGGGTGCATTGAGAAAATACGAAGTGATTGCCGAAGCATTAAAGCGGTGGATTCAGGAACAGATGCAGCAGCAGGATCGTCGCCAGTGGGCAGATAAGGGCATTCGACTGCCAGCAGTTCGAGTTGTAGCAGAACAATATCAATGCAGTGTAAGTACGGCGATTCGTGCATATGAGTGGCTGGAGCAGCGGCATTTGGTGTATGCCATACCTCAATCTGGCTATTATGCTGTACAGAACGGGACAGGTGCTCGGGACATGGACTGGCAGGGAGCATTGGACTTCGCTTCGGCTGCTCCCGATCCAAGGGTGTTCCCTTATGCAGACTTTCGTCATTGTGTGGATCAGGCGATGGAGAAGAAGCAGGCAGAGTTATTCATGTATGGAACGGATCAGGGATTACCTTCGCTTATTCTGCTGTTGCAGAAGCAGTTTGCGGATTATCAGGTGTTTGCGAGAACGGAGCAGTTCTTTATCACATCAGGTGTGCAACAGGCACTGGCTGTACTTGCATTGATGCCTTTTCCCAATGGAAAGAGAAAAGTATTGGTGGAACTACCGACCTATCACAATATGCCCTCCCTGCTGAGTGGGTTGAATGTGCCGATTGCCGGTGTGAGACGTGCCCTGGATGGACTGGACTGGGCCTCGCTTGAACGTCAGTTTGCTGAGGGAGATATCAAGTTTTTTTATGTCATGCCACGTTTTCACAATCCGATTGGCACTTCGTTAACGGTTGCTGAGAAGAAGAGACTAATCCGGCTAGCACAGCGGTACGATGTCTATCTGGTGGAGGACGATTATTTGGCCGATCTGGAGGACAACACGAAACAGGACCCGCTATGGTCTTATGATACGGAAGGTCGGGTCATCTATCTGAAGAGTTACTCCAAAATTTTGTTTCCAGGCTTACGCATTGGTGTAGCTGTTCTGCCCGCACCTTTAATCCAGTCCTTTGGTGCGTACAAAAAAATGATCGATATCGACACTTCCGTCCTGTCTCAAGCTGCTCTCGAAATCTATGTGCACAGCGGTATGTTTGCCCATCACAGGAAAGTGATCCGTAACCGGTATGCTACCCGGATGAACACGGTGCATGAGCAACTGGACTCATATCCAGATTTTGCTCCATTTATGGAGGCTCCTCGAACAGGAGGAGAGCATACCATATTGCCTTTGGCGGGTGATATGCCGCTTCGTGTTCTGGTGTCCCGGCTCAAAAAGCGCGGAGTCATCGTTGATACGACTGAACGGTATTATCCGGAGGGAACATATCAGGCGAATCAGGATCAGATGCTGCGCTTGAACATCTCCAATGTGCCGAAGCAGCGAATCGAAGAAGGAATACAGAAGATCCGGGAGGAAATTTTGAAACTTCAGATTAGGCAGAGATAA
- a CDS encoding ABC-2 family transporter protein yields MYYMGLIWEYLKNYMKTRLTYRADFWVEILSDLLFQATNLIFIFVVFRHTDNLGGWSESEVLFVYGYFMVPYGIFSCFINLWGFSERYIVKGEMDRILTRPAHNLFQILLENVDPPALVGSFIGLIIMIFSGAEMGLMLEWWHIPALIILALSSVMIYAGIYTTLTSLSFYSDAPTGILPLMYNIQGYGRYPVTIYNRAIQVLLTWIIPFAFVGIYPAALFLERSEMHRMALLTPVMGLVFGSMGLLLWNFGVKRYRGAGS; encoded by the coding sequence ATGTACTATATGGGTCTGATCTGGGAATATTTGAAGAACTACATGAAAACACGTCTTACGTACCGTGCCGACTTCTGGGTGGAGATCTTATCGGATCTGCTGTTCCAGGCGACCAACCTGATCTTTATCTTCGTGGTCTTCCGTCATACGGATAACCTGGGCGGCTGGAGTGAGAGTGAAGTACTCTTTGTGTATGGATATTTTATGGTGCCCTATGGCATCTTTAGTTGCTTTATTAATCTGTGGGGATTCAGTGAGCGGTACATCGTCAAAGGTGAGATGGATCGGATCCTGACACGCCCTGCACATAATCTGTTCCAGATCTTGCTTGAAAATGTAGACCCGCCTGCACTCGTGGGCTCGTTTATCGGCTTGATCATCATGATCTTTAGCGGAGCAGAGATGGGTCTGATGCTGGAATGGTGGCATATCCCTGCATTGATTATTTTGGCACTCAGCTCAGTCATGATCTATGCGGGTATCTATACCACACTGACTTCGTTGTCCTTTTACTCGGATGCGCCAACAGGTATTCTGCCGTTGATGTATAACATTCAAGGATACGGACGCTACCCGGTAACGATCTATAACCGTGCCATTCAGGTGCTGTTAACCTGGATCATTCCGTTTGCCTTCGTGGGGATCTATCCCGCAGCCTTGTTCTTGGAAAGGTCCGAGATGCATCGCATGGCGCTGCTTACACCTGTGATGGGATTGGTGTTTGGCTCCATGGGCTTGCTTCTGTGGAATTTTGGCGTGAAGCGGTATCGCGGAGCAGGTTCATAA